The sequence CGGCCGGCCCTGATGACCCCGACCGGAGGAACGTCCGATGACCACGCTCGCCAGCGTCGAGCCCAGCGAGGCCGCGGCCCCGCGACCGAAGAAGCGGCTCGGGTTCAACACCCGGGTCTCGTTCCCGACGGGCGAGGCTGCCCGCGGCCTGCGCGAGGGCATCGAGCTGTTCCAGGCCGCCGAGGCGCTCGGCTACCAGTCGGGCTGGGCCTACCAGCGGCACTTCGACAACTACCTGTCCTCGCCGCTGCCGTTCTTCGCCGCCGCCGGCCAGCACACCACCACCATCACCCTCGGCAGCGCCGTCATCCCGATGCGCTACCAGGACCCGATCCTGCTGGCCGAGGCGGCCGGCACCACCGACCTGCTGACCGGCGGCCGGCTGCAGCTGGCGTTCTCCAGCGGCACCGACCTCTGGGACGGCGTCTTCGGCGGTGTCGGCACGGACGCCCGCACCGAGGGCCAACGGCGCCTGGCCCGGTTCCTCGCCGGCGTCGGGGGCGAGACCATCCACACCGTCACCGAGCAGAAGGGCCCCGCCGGCCCGCCCGCCGGCACCAGGCTGACGGTGACCCCGCACAGCCCGGGCCTGCGCGGCCGGATCTGGTACGGCTCGGGCCACATCGCCTCCGCGGTCCAGGCCGCCCGCCAGGGGCTTCGCCTGATCACCGGCACGATCCTGCACGAGGTGACGCAGGAGTCGTTCCCCGAGTACCAGGCGCGGCTGATCGGCGAGTACCGCGCCGCGTGGACGGCCGCGCACGGCACGCCCCCGCCGCCGGTGGCGGTCGCCGCGTCGGTGCTGCCGGGCACGACGCCCGAGCTGCGCGCGACCTACGCGGCCTACGACCTGGAGCGGCGCACCCAGGGGCCGGCCGCGTCCCGGCCGAAGGGGGCCCTGCCGCCGACCTTCTCGGCCGACCTCCCCAAGGGCTTCCTGATGAGCCCCGTCTA is a genomic window of Pseudofrankia inefficax containing:
- a CDS encoding LLM class flavin-dependent oxidoreductase; its protein translation is MTTLASVEPSEAAAPRPKKRLGFNTRVSFPTGEAARGLREGIELFQAAEALGYQSGWAYQRHFDNYLSSPLPFFAAAGQHTTTITLGSAVIPMRYQDPILLAEAAGTTDLLTGGRLQLAFSSGTDLWDGVFGGVGTDARTEGQRRLARFLAGVGGETIHTVTEQKGPAGPPAGTRLTVTPHSPGLRGRIWYGSGHIASAVQAARQGLRLITGTILHEVTQESFPEYQARLIGEYRAAWTAAHGTPPPPVAVAASVLPGTTPELRATYAAYDLERRTQGPAASRPKGALPPTFSADLPKGFLMSPVYHGDPDSVAAAVLADQGLAAADELVLFLPPAFGLAENIRLLSDLARTVAPALGWTPAG